From one Pyxidicoccus sp. MSG2 genomic stretch:
- a CDS encoding imm11 family protein → MQTDYFVIESAPNNSHPLLQWDEEVVGFGRPEPVAISHPVRLRLGSPVPRSPVMVDHHSLPQPVFSARIREALEPLSLHGVQLVPADVKVKQDDVRRYWVLHVYNEIHCLDRERSVCTFYPEEDVVLSLDSLVLDERVLAEIPLERRLLFVLAESISTYVFHRSLVERLLALTPPADGIRFVRVDRWNDSAGFQDVAVP, encoded by the coding sequence ATGCAAACGGACTACTTCGTCATCGAGTCAGCGCCGAACAATAGCCACCCGCTCCTCCAATGGGACGAGGAGGTGGTGGGCTTTGGGAGACCGGAGCCCGTCGCCATTTCGCACCCCGTGCGGCTGAGGCTAGGCTCTCCAGTACCGCGGAGCCCCGTGATGGTGGACCACCACAGCCTGCCGCAGCCGGTGTTCTCCGCTCGAATCAGGGAAGCACTCGAACCGCTAAGCCTCCACGGCGTTCAGCTCGTGCCGGCCGACGTGAAGGTGAAGCAGGACGACGTGCGGCGCTACTGGGTGTTGCACGTCTACAACGAGATTCACTGCCTCGACCGGGAGCGGTCCGTCTGCACGTTCTATCCGGAGGAAGACGTCGTGCTGAGCCTGGACTCGCTGGTGCTGGACGAACGTGTGTTGGCGGAAATTCCGCTGGAGCGGCGGCTGCTGTTCGTGCTGGCGGAGTCCATAAGTACCTACGTGTTTCACCGCTCCCTGGTGGAGAGACTGCTCGCGCTCACACCACCTGCGGACGGCATTCGCTTCGTCCGTGTGGACAGGTGGAACGACTCCGCGGGCTTTCAGGACGTAGCCG
- a CDS encoding PAAR-like domain-containing protein has protein sequence MPKENTTLVNGLSPVTKESGGTVVGFPDVCKAPGPGGPVPVPFPNIAKSEDLAGGSKSVTIGGASVALSTSSIARSSGNEAGTAGGGVASGKTRGAAHPVTFSFDVRIEGKPVVRNLDLFTLNDRNTAPFPIMQPQVSRPAAVRVEEREMSRPVELCAYCRKEKHAFDTKGRVGGNLGSSAVLGRNMLEGRELSSHLWYAGPFSLAAHHLICLEALENEKWAKYCVRYGYHPDRKQNGVFLPMRMVIACELHVAVHRGNHAEGYAFDVHLPYPKAVMQELQKIDGLLERGAFCSDPAKFLRMLDALSAKILAKVASFTWTLTRDGLDYAPGGKGCSGLRSIREKPSSDACPRERRHRQKHAVTGSPLTGRPLRIGE, from the coding sequence ATGCCGAAGGAGAACACCACCCTTGTCAACGGGCTGAGCCCGGTGACGAAGGAGAGCGGCGGGACGGTGGTGGGGTTTCCGGACGTGTGCAAGGCGCCAGGGCCAGGCGGGCCGGTGCCGGTGCCATTCCCCAACATCGCAAAGAGCGAGGACCTGGCGGGAGGCTCCAAGTCGGTCACCATTGGAGGCGCGTCCGTCGCACTCTCCACCTCGTCGATTGCGCGCTCCAGCGGGAATGAGGCCGGCACGGCGGGGGGCGGCGTTGCCTCTGGCAAGACGCGGGGCGCAGCACACCCGGTGACGTTCTCCTTCGACGTGCGGATTGAGGGGAAGCCCGTCGTGAGGAACCTGGACCTCTTCACGCTGAACGACCGCAACACCGCGCCGTTCCCCATCATGCAGCCGCAAGTCTCGCGCCCGGCTGCGGTGCGCGTCGAGGAGCGGGAAATGTCGCGGCCGGTGGAGCTGTGCGCGTACTGCAGGAAGGAAAAGCACGCCTTCGACACGAAGGGCCGCGTCGGCGGCAACCTCGGCAGTTCCGCGGTGCTCGGGCGCAACATGCTGGAGGGCCGAGAGCTGTCGTCGCACCTCTGGTACGCGGGGCCGTTCTCGCTGGCGGCGCACCACCTCATCTGCCTGGAGGCACTGGAGAATGAGAAGTGGGCGAAGTACTGCGTGCGCTACGGCTACCATCCGGACCGAAAGCAGAACGGCGTCTTCCTGCCGATGCGAATGGTCATTGCCTGCGAGCTGCACGTAGCTGTCCACCGAGGTAACCACGCCGAGGGCTATGCGTTCGACGTCCATCTGCCGTACCCCAAAGCGGTGATGCAGGAACTGCAGAAGATTGATGGCCTCTTGGAGCGTGGCGCGTTCTGCTCGGACCCTGCCAAATTCCTTCGAATGCTCGATGCTCTCAGCGCGAAGATTCTGGCCAAGGTCGCAAGTTTCACGTGGACACTCACCCGGGACGGACTCGACTACGCACCGGGCGGGAAGGGATGCTCGGGACTCAGAAGCATCCGGGAGAAGCCGAGCTCCGACGCATGCCCCCGGGAGAGGCGGCATCGCCAGAAACACGCAGTAACAGGCAGCCCCCTGACGGGACGTCCCCTTCGCATTGGAGAGTGA